The following coding sequences are from one Canis lupus baileyi chromosome 19, mCanLup2.hap1, whole genome shotgun sequence window:
- the TMCC1 gene encoding transmembrane and coiled-coil domains protein 1 isoform X6, translating to MEPSLSSETVCCICIERLEVSSLAQTSSAVASSTDGSIHTDSVDGTPDPQRTKAAIAHLQQKILKLTEQIKIAQTARDDNVAEYLKLANSADKQQAARIKQVFEKKNQKSAQTILQLQKKLEHYHRKLREVEQNGIPRQPKDVFRDMHQGLKDVGAKVTGFSEGVVDSVKGGLSSFSQATHSAAGAVVSKPREIASLIRNKFGSADNIPNLKDSLEEGQVDDGGKALGVISNFQSSPKYGSEEDCSSATSGSVGANSTTGGIAVGASSSKTNTLDMQSSGFDALLHEIQEIRETQARLEESFETLKEHYQRDYSLIMQALQEERYRCERLEEQLNDLTELHQNEILNLKQELASMEEKIAYQSYERARDIQEALEACQTRISKMELQQQQQQVVQLEGLENATARNLLGKLINILLAVMAVLLVFVSTVANCVVPLMKTRNRTFSTLFLVVFIAFLWKHWDALFSYVERFFSSPR from the exons ATCGAGCGGTTGGAAGTAAGCAGCCTCGCCCAGACTTCCAGTGCAGTGGCCTCCAGCACCGATGGCAGCATCCACACAGACTCTGTGGATGGAACACCAGACCCTCAGCGCACAAAGGCTGCTATTGCTCACCTGCAGCAGAAGATCCTGAAACTCACAGAACAGATCAAGATTGCACAAACAGCCCGGGATGACAACGTTGCTGAGTACTTGAAGCTTGCCAACAGTGCAGACAAGCAGCAGGCTGCCCGCATCAAGCAGGTCTTTGAGAAGAAGAACCAGAAATCTGCCCAAACCATCCTCCAGCTACAAAAGAAGCTTGAGCACTACCACAGGAAGCTCCGAGAGGTGGAGCAGAATGGGATTCCCCGGCAGCCAAAGGATGTCTTCAGGGACATGCACCAGGGTCTGAAGGATGTGGGAGCAAAGGTGACTGGCTTCAGTGAAGGTGTGGTGGACAGTGTCAAAGGTGGACTTTCTAGCTTCTCCCAGGCAACCCATTCAGCAGCAGGGGCTGTAGTCTCAAAACCCAGAGAGATTGCCTCACTAATTCGGAATAAATTTGGCAGTGCAGACAACATCCCTAACCTGAAGGACTCTTTAGAGGAAGGACAAGTGGATGATGGGGGGAAGGCTTTGGGGGTGATTTCAAACTTTCAATCAAGCCCAAAATATGGTAGTGAGGAAGATTGTTCTAGTGCCACTTCAGGCTCAGTGGGAGCCAACAGTACCACTGGAGGCATTGCTGTAGGAGCATCCAGCTCCAAAACAAATACCCTGGATATGCAGAGCTCAGGATTTGATGCACTACTACATGAGATCCAGGAGATCCGGGAAACCCAGGCCAGACTAGAGGAATCCTTTGAGACTCTCAAGGAACATTATCAGAGAGACTATTCATTAATAATGCAGGCCTTACAGGAGGAGCGATATAG ATGTGAACGATTAGAAGAACAGCTAAATGACCTAACGGAGCTCCACCAGAATGAAATCTTAAACTTGAAACAGGAATTGGCCAGCATGGAAGAGAAAATTGCATATCAGTCCTATGAACGGGCCCGGGACATCCAG GAGGCCCTGGAGGCATGCCAGACCCGTATTTCCAAGAtggagctgcagcagcagcagcagcaggtggtACAGCTGGAAGGGCTGGAGAATGCCACTGCCCGGAACCTTCTGGGCAAACTCATCAACATCCTTCTGGCAGTGATGGCGGTCCTTTTGGTCTTTGTCTCCACGGTAGCCAACTGCGTGGTTCCTCTTATGAAGACTcgcaacaggacgttcagcactTTATTCCTTGTGGTTTTCATTGCCTTTCTCTGGAAGCACTGGGATGCCCTCTTCAGCTATGTGGAACggttcttttcttcccccagatGA
- the TMCC1 gene encoding transmembrane and coiled-coil domains protein 1 isoform X7, giving the protein MEPSLSSETIERLEVSSLAQTSSAVASSTDGSIHTDSVDGTPDPQRTKAAIAHLQQKILKLTEQIKIAQTARDDNVAEYLKLANSADKQQAARIKQVFEKKNQKSAQTILQLQKKLEHYHRKLREVEQNGIPRQPKDVFRDMHQGLKDVGAKVTGFSEGVVDSVKGGLSSFSQATHSAAGAVVSKPREIASLIRNKFGSADNIPNLKDSLEEGQVDDGGKALGVISNFQSSPKYGSEEDCSSATSGSVGANSTTGGIAVGASSSKTNTLDMQSSGFDALLHEIQEIRETQARLEESFETLKEHYQRDYSLIMQALQEERYRCERLEEQLNDLTELHQNEILNLKQELASMEEKIAYQSYERARDIQEALEACQTRISKMELQQQQQQVVQLEGLENATARNLLGKLINILLAVMAVLLVFVSTVANCVVPLMKTRNRTFSTLFLVVFIAFLWKHWDALFSYVERFFSSPR; this is encoded by the exons ATCGAGCGGTTGGAAGTAAGCAGCCTCGCCCAGACTTCCAGTGCAGTGGCCTCCAGCACCGATGGCAGCATCCACACAGACTCTGTGGATGGAACACCAGACCCTCAGCGCACAAAGGCTGCTATTGCTCACCTGCAGCAGAAGATCCTGAAACTCACAGAACAGATCAAGATTGCACAAACAGCCCGGGATGACAACGTTGCTGAGTACTTGAAGCTTGCCAACAGTGCAGACAAGCAGCAGGCTGCCCGCATCAAGCAGGTCTTTGAGAAGAAGAACCAGAAATCTGCCCAAACCATCCTCCAGCTACAAAAGAAGCTTGAGCACTACCACAGGAAGCTCCGAGAGGTGGAGCAGAATGGGATTCCCCGGCAGCCAAAGGATGTCTTCAGGGACATGCACCAGGGTCTGAAGGATGTGGGAGCAAAGGTGACTGGCTTCAGTGAAGGTGTGGTGGACAGTGTCAAAGGTGGACTTTCTAGCTTCTCCCAGGCAACCCATTCAGCAGCAGGGGCTGTAGTCTCAAAACCCAGAGAGATTGCCTCACTAATTCGGAATAAATTTGGCAGTGCAGACAACATCCCTAACCTGAAGGACTCTTTAGAGGAAGGACAAGTGGATGATGGGGGGAAGGCTTTGGGGGTGATTTCAAACTTTCAATCAAGCCCAAAATATGGTAGTGAGGAAGATTGTTCTAGTGCCACTTCAGGCTCAGTGGGAGCCAACAGTACCACTGGAGGCATTGCTGTAGGAGCATCCAGCTCCAAAACAAATACCCTGGATATGCAGAGCTCAGGATTTGATGCACTACTACATGAGATCCAGGAGATCCGGGAAACCCAGGCCAGACTAGAGGAATCCTTTGAGACTCTCAAGGAACATTATCAGAGAGACTATTCATTAATAATGCAGGCCTTACAGGAGGAGCGATATAG ATGTGAACGATTAGAAGAACAGCTAAATGACCTAACGGAGCTCCACCAGAATGAAATCTTAAACTTGAAACAGGAATTGGCCAGCATGGAAGAGAAAATTGCATATCAGTCCTATGAACGGGCCCGGGACATCCAG GAGGCCCTGGAGGCATGCCAGACCCGTATTTCCAAGAtggagctgcagcagcagcagcagcaggtggtACAGCTGGAAGGGCTGGAGAATGCCACTGCCCGGAACCTTCTGGGCAAACTCATCAACATCCTTCTGGCAGTGATGGCGGTCCTTTTGGTCTTTGTCTCCACGGTAGCCAACTGCGTGGTTCCTCTTATGAAGACTcgcaacaggacgttcagcactTTATTCCTTGTGGTTTTCATTGCCTTTCTCTGGAAGCACTGGGATGCCCTCTTCAGCTATGTGGAACggttcttttcttcccccagatGA
- the TMCC1 gene encoding transmembrane and coiled-coil domains protein 1 isoform X5 gives MLMWCSCTCLFCERHFSEAVKIERLEVSSLAQTSSAVASSTDGSIHTDSVDGTPDPQRTKAAIAHLQQKILKLTEQIKIAQTARDDNVAEYLKLANSADKQQAARIKQVFEKKNQKSAQTILQLQKKLEHYHRKLREVEQNGIPRQPKDVFRDMHQGLKDVGAKVTGFSEGVVDSVKGGLSSFSQATHSAAGAVVSKPREIASLIRNKFGSADNIPNLKDSLEEGQVDDGGKALGVISNFQSSPKYGSEEDCSSATSGSVGANSTTGGIAVGASSSKTNTLDMQSSGFDALLHEIQEIRETQARLEESFETLKEHYQRDYSLIMQALQEERYRCERLEEQLNDLTELHQNEILNLKQELASMEEKIAYQSYERARDIQEALEACQTRISKMELQQQQQQVVQLEGLENATARNLLGKLINILLAVMAVLLVFVSTVANCVVPLMKTRNRTFSTLFLVVFIAFLWKHWDALFSYVERFFSSPR, from the exons ATCGAGCGGTTGGAAGTAAGCAGCCTCGCCCAGACTTCCAGTGCAGTGGCCTCCAGCACCGATGGCAGCATCCACACAGACTCTGTGGATGGAACACCAGACCCTCAGCGCACAAAGGCTGCTATTGCTCACCTGCAGCAGAAGATCCTGAAACTCACAGAACAGATCAAGATTGCACAAACAGCCCGGGATGACAACGTTGCTGAGTACTTGAAGCTTGCCAACAGTGCAGACAAGCAGCAGGCTGCCCGCATCAAGCAGGTCTTTGAGAAGAAGAACCAGAAATCTGCCCAAACCATCCTCCAGCTACAAAAGAAGCTTGAGCACTACCACAGGAAGCTCCGAGAGGTGGAGCAGAATGGGATTCCCCGGCAGCCAAAGGATGTCTTCAGGGACATGCACCAGGGTCTGAAGGATGTGGGAGCAAAGGTGACTGGCTTCAGTGAAGGTGTGGTGGACAGTGTCAAAGGTGGACTTTCTAGCTTCTCCCAGGCAACCCATTCAGCAGCAGGGGCTGTAGTCTCAAAACCCAGAGAGATTGCCTCACTAATTCGGAATAAATTTGGCAGTGCAGACAACATCCCTAACCTGAAGGACTCTTTAGAGGAAGGACAAGTGGATGATGGGGGGAAGGCTTTGGGGGTGATTTCAAACTTTCAATCAAGCCCAAAATATGGTAGTGAGGAAGATTGTTCTAGTGCCACTTCAGGCTCAGTGGGAGCCAACAGTACCACTGGAGGCATTGCTGTAGGAGCATCCAGCTCCAAAACAAATACCCTGGATATGCAGAGCTCAGGATTTGATGCACTACTACATGAGATCCAGGAGATCCGGGAAACCCAGGCCAGACTAGAGGAATCCTTTGAGACTCTCAAGGAACATTATCAGAGAGACTATTCATTAATAATGCAGGCCTTACAGGAGGAGCGATATAG ATGTGAACGATTAGAAGAACAGCTAAATGACCTAACGGAGCTCCACCAGAATGAAATCTTAAACTTGAAACAGGAATTGGCCAGCATGGAAGAGAAAATTGCATATCAGTCCTATGAACGGGCCCGGGACATCCAG GAGGCCCTGGAGGCATGCCAGACCCGTATTTCCAAGAtggagctgcagcagcagcagcagcaggtggtACAGCTGGAAGGGCTGGAGAATGCCACTGCCCGGAACCTTCTGGGCAAACTCATCAACATCCTTCTGGCAGTGATGGCGGTCCTTTTGGTCTTTGTCTCCACGGTAGCCAACTGCGTGGTTCCTCTTATGAAGACTcgcaacaggacgttcagcactTTATTCCTTGTGGTTTTCATTGCCTTTCTCTGGAAGCACTGGGATGCCCTCTTCAGCTATGTGGAACggttcttttcttcccccagatGA
- the TMCC1 gene encoding transmembrane and coiled-coil domains protein 1 isoform X8 has translation MHQGLKDVGAKVTGFSEGVVDSVKGGLSSFSQATHSAAGAVVSKPREIASLIRNKFGSADNIPNLKDSLEEGQVDDGGKALGVISNFQSSPKYGSEEDCSSATSGSVGANSTTGGIAVGASSSKTNTLDMQSSGFDALLHEIQEIRETQARLEESFETLKEHYQRDYSLIMQALQEERYRCERLEEQLNDLTELHQNEILNLKQELASMEEKIAYQSYERARDIQEALEACQTRISKMELQQQQQQVVQLEGLENATARNLLGKLINILLAVMAVLLVFVSTVANCVVPLMKTRNRTFSTLFLVVFIAFLWKHWDALFSYVERFFSSPR, from the exons ATGCACCAGGGTCTGAAGGATGTGGGAGCAAAGGTGACTGGCTTCAGTGAAGGTGTGGTGGACAGTGTCAAAGGTGGACTTTCTAGCTTCTCCCAGGCAACCCATTCAGCAGCAGGGGCTGTAGTCTCAAAACCCAGAGAGATTGCCTCACTAATTCGGAATAAATTTGGCAGTGCAGACAACATCCCTAACCTGAAGGACTCTTTAGAGGAAGGACAAGTGGATGATGGGGGGAAGGCTTTGGGGGTGATTTCAAACTTTCAATCAAGCCCAAAATATGGTAGTGAGGAAGATTGTTCTAGTGCCACTTCAGGCTCAGTGGGAGCCAACAGTACCACTGGAGGCATTGCTGTAGGAGCATCCAGCTCCAAAACAAATACCCTGGATATGCAGAGCTCAGGATTTGATGCACTACTACATGAGATCCAGGAGATCCGGGAAACCCAGGCCAGACTAGAGGAATCCTTTGAGACTCTCAAGGAACATTATCAGAGAGACTATTCATTAATAATGCAGGCCTTACAGGAGGAGCGATATAG ATGTGAACGATTAGAAGAACAGCTAAATGACCTAACGGAGCTCCACCAGAATGAAATCTTAAACTTGAAACAGGAATTGGCCAGCATGGAAGAGAAAATTGCATATCAGTCCTATGAACGGGCCCGGGACATCCAG GAGGCCCTGGAGGCATGCCAGACCCGTATTTCCAAGAtggagctgcagcagcagcagcagcaggtggtACAGCTGGAAGGGCTGGAGAATGCCACTGCCCGGAACCTTCTGGGCAAACTCATCAACATCCTTCTGGCAGTGATGGCGGTCCTTTTGGTCTTTGTCTCCACGGTAGCCAACTGCGTGGTTCCTCTTATGAAGACTcgcaacaggacgttcagcactTTATTCCTTGTGGTTTTCATTGCCTTTCTCTGGAAGCACTGGGATGCCCTCTTCAGCTATGTGGAACggttcttttcttcccccagatGA